The DNA window GCCtccgctgcagcgccgcctgccgctcgTCTCGATTCGAGCTCCAGcccttgctcttcttggccttgtctgcctccgcgtccgccgagaaggcggcggcgggcgaccccGCCTTGATCTTTCCTTCGAGATTGTACCGCGAGATCAGATCTGGCTGCGCCGGCTTCTCGGGCTGTCTCGTCACCGAAgcggagctcgagctcgacgccgttTGCCCgggcggagggggcggcTGGAAGGTAACCGGGGGCTGGCAGTCGCGCGTCTGTCAGTCTCGCCCTCGCACAATGCTGCATGGCGGGTCGTGATGTAGGACCTACCGTTTCCAAGCGCCCGGCGAGGATGCGCTCTGTCGTGTTTTGTATGTTGCCTCCGTTACGCTGGAGATCCCACAGGATGCTTCTCCGCTCCGCTTGCGGGAACATTTGCTGTATCCTCTCCACGGCCGCTTCCCGGGATCGCAGGAACGCCTcgggcgacctcgtcgctctcggAACCGGCGGCCCCGAGAAGAATAGATACCGTATGATCAGACCTGACACCACCAGGATGGCTGCCAGATATGGCAGCGAGATCTGGTCGTCCGACATTATGTGTCCtgcgcagccgcgcccgccgtcaagTTCCCGCTCCTCGATGGGCCGATGCGTGGCGGTGTTGGGATCCTACGTGCTGCGAGGGTCGGCGATGTGCGCCTCGAGCGGCAGATGAAGCCGCGGGTGTGTACGTATACGTTGAGATTTCGATAGGGCAGGATCGTGGTTCCGATGCTCGTCGCTGGCTGCGATGGTTGGAGTGGTCGGGGTTGACGTGTAATCAAGGTTACGGACATGGCCTTGCGGCGGGACGCTCCGCATAAATGCTATGGTGGAACCTCGGCTAAACCGCCCCGCGCCAGACCACCTCAACCTCACGCGACAACGGCTCAAAGCGTCGGGAACTGATTCCGAAGTATCTTAGTGACACCCAAACACACCACTCCCTGTGACTGCTCACATCCAAGTTGGAAGTTCTTTGATCCAGCCACTGCCTCATCTCGAGTGCGGCTTCTCATCGTTACGGGCACGCTGGACATCAACTcatcgcatcgtcggccaCTAAGCATGTCTCACAGAGCCATACCGTCGACAAAGGGCACATTGAGCTTCATTGATCGGGAAGCAGATAAGCAACCCCCTCGGCTGGTCACGCCAGCCCGTCCGCAGCAGTAGGTCTACCCCGTATAACCCGAAAATGCATTCCAAGGCCGTCTGGCCGCCGAACCCATTCCCAATGCCGCAGCAATGCCAGTCCCCTGCCCCTACTCGTAGAGGCTGAAACGCCGATTGACCCCCGCGGACCATTCATCAAGTCACTGCAACAAGCACTGCGCAGCCTCGTTAAACATACGAGCCTCTCGTTCTCCTGCTGGCCCTCAAGCCAATGTCGGGCCTTGGGTCAGCGACGTATCTAGGTCGCCGTAGTGCAATGTGAGCTCCCTCTATATCCGTGCGTCAGTGTATGCCAGGTTTTGGAGCTGCAATTTGACCAACCCGATCCCGCCGCCAGTTGCCCGCGTCCCAGACGACGTAGTACCCTCGTTCGTGATTCGGACTCAAGATCTGCGGTGTCATGTGGTCGTCCTTGGTGAGCCATATCGCCAGCTTCTTATGCCAGCGCCAGTTTCGTGAGTGCCTGGAACGGTTAGTATACCGTTCTCTCGATCTGCGCACACCAATACTCACAGTTCCACGGCGGCCATCTGCTGCTTGATGTCGGCAGGACAGCTATAAAATATCCAGAAAAGCGTCTCCTCGTTGAAGCTCTGGATCTTGGTCTCGATTGGCTGGACGTTGGTAACGTTGTAACAATCAGGCAGCCTGAACTTTCCTGCGTCGACCGTGGGCCTGGGCGGGTGGTCATCGAAGAGGGAGTAGTTTTGAGTGGAGATGAGGCTATCTCCAGTGAGCGTGGATCGTAGCGTCGCAGTTTGATTCCGAGACTTACTCTGGGGAGGTCATGTCCAGTCCTAAAGAGCCTGGGTCCATGCCTACTACCATCGCGTGATAATCGGGATAATTGTTCATCAGAGTTCGCAAACCCTTGATACCCCACTTGTCCACCGCAGGCATCCCAGAAAGAGGGTCGACAACGTCTGCGGATTGGCtggccttgtccttctcCGACTTGCCACTCGGGTTCTCGTTTCCTATCACACCCAAGCTACCCCGTGCGTCAGTGGCTTGCGAGCCAGCATCGGCACCTAAGGGAGTTTTGCTGAACCCGTCATCTCGAAACAAAGACTGGGGTTGCTTTCCTTCTGCCGTCCGAGATGCATCAAGTGGGGTCAGCACAGTATTTGGAGTCAACGTGGATATCGACGCACCTAGCGGTCCGACTCCCGGCGGTGTTCGCGCTTCGCTTGCTCGACTGTTGGCAGACAGTGCATTCAACAGGCCGTTACCCCGGTGTGCCTGACTTTGCCCCGAGCCAGGAGCCTGAGGACCGAATCCTACTGATGGCAGGTCAGCGCTGTCACTTCGTCCATTCTCTCTGTCGACAGctcggcgcagcaggcggagGCCAACGTTACTGGGAAAATAACGCCATGGAATGGCAGACTTGGCCCATACGCCACTGGGATACAACGAACCTTGGCTAGATTGCAATCTCGATGTCGAGGGAGGGGTAAAGATGTCGTCCTGGCCTTGTTGAGATGATATCGGCGTCGACTGGTTGCGCTGACCAGGACCGCTTGGGTTTCGGGAGCCCGCATTTGACCATGCTTGGCTAGCGCTGTTGAGCTGCGGTGTCGTTGACAATGACGGAAACTCGCTGTGACAAGTCGTCGGTTAGCCGGTTACTCATCCGTTCTCTGGAGGAAACGAATACTGATCGATGGGTTGTCATAAAACAGCATGCGAATAAAGTATGAAGCGATGTACCCCTTGACCACAGCAGAGTAGGCTAGACCCTTGGATGGGTCGGCAGAGCTCCCCTGGTGTGCCATGTTGTTGGCCCTGTTGACAAGCCGGGCTTTCTTGGGCATGGCGAAAGTGCACGACGAGAGCTCGCCGTTGGGGGCATGAAGTGTTGGGCAACGGACAGAAACAGAGCAGAGTGGCAGGTACGTACGTGGGATCCAAAGGAGTGGCAGGCTGCGACCCGCTCAAGCTTTGGGCAAAGCTAACGTTGCCGCCCAGCTGGCGGCCCTGGTTGAACCCAGCACCGCCCATGGGGACTCCCCCCCCGAAAGCCCAGCCCGAATTGCTATTGTTCACTGTGCCCCAACGAATTCGGTCAGCCGTCATtcactggccgccgccaggcgtGGACTGAAGACGGGGTCGATGAGCAAGTACCTAACTTCCCGTTCGGCAACCGGCTAGAGACCGACCTGCCCGGTTGTTGAGGTTGTTGCTGGCCCCCAAAGTTGCCAGGCATTCCCCGTATTGTCTGCGGTACCGCACCTATCGTTGCCAGCCGGAGTCAGCATCGACTTCTTCATGATTGCGCGTAGCTCAGCCTCGGGTGCCCATGCATGCGCCAGCGACGCTTGACGCGCTACTCGCGGGCCACTCTAGGCGACGCAGTCTCGAGTGCACCTTGTACGTTATCGGTCGCATCGGTCGAAGCACCAATGCATCGAGCACTGTCCATAGCAGCCACGCCATGCCTCGCCctgcgctcctcggccatgcctggctcgacggcaccgtagcagcagccagaAATTTGTCGAGAATCGTCGCGCAGACCGAGCCTCGGCGCAGGCAATGCCTTATCGACGTAGCCATCTGCTCAGGCCTGGCGTCGGGTGTGTTGGCTCGAAGCAGGTGCATCGGACGTTGCGGTATTGCGGTTTCGAGGCTGAGGCCACACGAGAAGATCTGGGTTGGTCCTACCTGGCCGATTCATGATTGCTCTGGATCGCGCGGGCGGTGGCTTGGCCCGTTGCGCAAATGACGTCTAGCGTACGGTGCGACTTCCGCCTTCGGGTTCGAGTTCGCTGGATCGTGTGCTTCGTTGTTGCAGCAGAGCGACGTGTTGTGCAttgcgtcgtcgaggtcgagggcaGGCTGGTGCTACCAAGGCTTGAGCCGTTCGctggcgccgtggccggaaACAAGTGGGTCCGTCCCGAAATGCGCCATTCGGCCAATCACGCCGGCTTTCGCGCCACTCGAGGCTGAAGGCGGATGGATACGCATGTTAGGCAGTTGCTGCTGGTTTGCGGCGACAATGTCGACTGTCACCTGCCCAAGTAACTCAATCGTTCCAGCTCATCTTGCCGCTATGGGCATCACCAGCCACAAAAAGGAAGGGAAATCCGTGGCATTTTATTGCACCACTCGTCTAAAACTGGACTCGAAATCTACATCACCCACCTTTCTACCGATGAAGATGATCTTTCCCTCCTGACCCGGTGAGGCAGGCGCGCCGTCTGGGGCGTCGATCAGCTCAAACACTTCCCGCACGCCTTGCATCATCTTGACCTCGCCATTCTGAAGCACAATGCGACCCTTGGACCGGTGAATCTCGAAGTCGTTCTCTCCATCTCTGCCTGGAAGCTGGTTATCCCACAGCACAGACCGCAGCCAGCGGTCGACAGCCTCCAGCTGATCCGGGCGCAGTCTAGGCACGGGTATCGATATGGTAGATATCGTCTAGGACGCGTCAGATTCCTTCCGCCCCGTGACGTAAGCAGAGACGTACCGGGTCTAGGTGGCTATGGCCCTTAATCCTGGCCTCTGCCTCGTTGAACTGGTCATATGCATGTAGATCTAGCAGGAATCCCTCCAGATGGGGGACTGCACTCTTCTCGGTGACGTGAACCTTGGCAAGGCCGTTGATGGACTCTATCCTCTCCCTCACCCTTTGAAGCTCTTCCGGGCTGACGAGGTCTGATTtgttgatgacgatgacatcGGCGTGTGAGATTTGCACGTGGGCCGTAGTCATCAAAGggccgtggtcgtcgtggtgaTCATGCCCCTCAACCTTGCCGCtggggtcgtcgaggctgcgcaGGATGTTCTTGGCATCCACCAGGGTAACAATGCCGTCGAGGTATATCGTGCTCCCcaggccatcgtcgacccAGAATAAGGGCGCCAGGTTGCCTGGGTCAGCAAGGCCGGTCGTCTCAAGGAGAATGTAGTCGAAGGCACCCTTCTTCTCCATTAGAGACTCGATTGCATTCACCCCCGTGTCTCTGGCAACGCTGTCAGCCGCATACGTAAGGCAGAGGAAGGCTATACGCACTTAACAGAGCAACATATGCAACCATTGCCGACTTCGAGCCATTCTTCAACTTTCTCGTCACCCTTGTTGACGGTCAAGGACTTTTCGATGTCGAGTGCTGGGTGGGTTTCAAGTCAGACACGCGTCCCCGTTGCCAGCTTTCCAGTTTCCCATGCTTACAATCCCCGAATTCTGCTCGCTCAGTGTCAGTGAATGCCTGAGGCTAGATTGTGAGGGGTCTCGGACCATTCATAATGACGGCGATCTTCTTGCCATGCTCCGCCGTGAGGATGTAGTTGAGCAACGTTGTCTTGCCGGCTCCGAGGTAGCCTGTACGACGACCATGAATGTGAGTCGGACGCGCATTGTTTCGCGATTTGTACAGGCTGTCATACCAGTTACTATCGTGATCGGGACTTTGATAGTGAGCTCCTCTTCTGAAGCCGCGACGGCAGTGTCAACGAGCTGCGGCGGTACGTCATCGTCAAGATCCAtgggcggcccaggcgttgcgcgccgtcggctAAGACGGGGCCGAGAATGAATGGCAAGTGAGGATAAAAGTGCCTTCAGTTTCGCCTTACTCAAGAGGCCCTCCGTGAAAGagcgggcgatggcgcgaATGAGTGGGAGAAAATGTTGATTCTACTGGTTTGGGTGCTTTCGAGATCCATAGGTGCCTCCAGAGAGAGCCGGTCCTAGGCGGCTGCAGTGGGTTTCCGGGGCGTTGGCACTGGACGCTGGCGgcaatggatggatgctccCGGTGCTTCAGCCACTAAGATCCGCCTTTCCTCTGACACCTCATGCAGCAATCCAAGAGTTACCCCAATTTCAGGTTACCTCAGCAAGCAGGAAGCTCTGTCAGGTTCCATGCCAGCCATCCGGCAGGCACCCAGCAGCCTCAGCAGGCGTTCCTTCACCGTGTCCACGGTACCAAAGTACCTTGCCTTATTAGCGCCGGGTCAAGCTACCTTGCGCAGCAGCCTGGAGGTCAACACCCACGGGCCATCACCAGCTTCACCTCCTCTCCCAAACAAATTCCTTCTCGTcatctccccccccccccccccccagaaACAGCGCACGCGCCGTGCCGCACTACCAAACAACATGGCGCTGGCACCAAGCTCGCCGCGTCTGCcgagccccccgccgccggccgagatcCAAATCGGCCCAAAGAGTCcctctggcggcgcggcggccagcccaGAGCCAACGCAGATGGAGCAGACGGTCCTCGATGACcactcgcggcggcgcataCACCCGGGCACCAAGGCTGCCGACATGGCGGCCGGGCCTCCCCTAGTTCCTCTGAATGAAGTATGCCGATCTGCTCTTCTCCATCAtgcgaggtggacgagcgACCAAGAAGAGGAACAGTTGCTGACAGTTTACGCCCGGGGCAGCTCGACTCCGCCTTCCAGCTTCAGGAGCACCTCGCCGCACTGCACTATCACCACACGGCCTCCGGCACCCAGGCGTTGACCCGCGCCTCTGCCCTCCAGCTtgcgcaaccgccgccgggTATCGACCGAACACTATGGCTCTACGAGCTCTGCCGCTTCCTCATCTCGCAGTGCAActccctcatcgtcggcttCCTCTTCGACACGCCTCCCTGCAGCGCCAACACTTGCCCCGAGATGCGTGCCTCCGAGTGGCAGTTCCTCTGCGCCGTACACGAGCAGCCCaagagctgctgcgccaTCGACTATTGCTGTCACACCCTCGACTGGGCGGCCAACGTCGTGTCAGACCAGAAAATCTTCCCTAGCCGCTTTGTCGTCCTCAACGACCCCCATAGCAAGAATTTCGGTATCAAAAGCCTGGTCAACGTCTTCCGGAGATTGCACCGCATCTTCGCACATGCCTGGTTCCAGCACCGCAGCGTCTTTTGGACCGTCGAGGGGCAGACCGGGCTCTACGTCTTCTTCAAGACCGTCTGCGACTTGTACGACTTGTTGCCTGCCGAGAACTACAAACTCCCACCTGAAGCCGAAGGTCTGGACGGCCTCCAGCAGGAGCAAGAGGTCGAGAATCCTCCTCCGTCCATTTTAAAGCCATCGCCTTctcagcagcggcaaggcggccctgaagatgacgggctgcaccccagcagccgcaccAACACTCGAAGGCATATTAGGAGCAGCCCTTCGACGGGGAGCGCGGTGACGACCGTAATGGAATCTGACGAAGAGGAAACAGACGCTGTGTCCAGTAAGATGGAAGATATGCACATCTCGGCGCCACATGGCGAAGATGAAGACTCCGAGGTGGCAGAGGTCCCAGTCATTGTCGACCACTCCGCAATGGAGTCATCCACGCGACGAAACACGTCCATACACGAGCCGACACAAGAGCACACAAAGTCGGAATCCGTGTCAGGCCCCGATGCGACAGTCGTAGAAGTCGAGCCTGAGCATGACGAGCCGCAGATCGAGCCCTTGCAGCCGGACAACACCGCTGACTCACCCGAGGACATGACGCCTGTGGAGGCCCCCACGGCCAGTGAGGATGCCAAGGCAGATGACAAGGCAGAAGCGGCACccgtcgaggaaggcgccgagccgccaaccgacgaggccgccgaaTCACCAAAAGAGACAGCAGCAGAGACAAGCGAGGATGCAAAGCTCACCGAAGATAAGCCCGAGGCTGAGACACAGTAGCGGCGAGACAAGTTGGAGGAAACGTAGTAACGCAGGCACGGCATTATACCCCTCAAGGAGAACCACGTACGAGTGCCTCATTGGAAGACGGCCTGGGACTGACGTAGGCTGGGCGGGTGAGCACTTCGGCCAATATCCAGTGATGATTGGgaaacggcggcgaggagtATCCGTGTTTGTATATTAGCGCGGCGGGACGAATCTGTCCCATGTGTATGACACTTGTAACGAATGGCACAGTGCGTGCCGTACGGATTGTAAAGAGCTCCTCTCGTGACGCCGTTGCAGGTACTCAATGCGAGAGCAAAGGGCAACTTTAGTGTTGGCTTGAATGCATCCCTTCCTTCCCCTTGATAGATGAAACGTCATCTTATCACCTGTCATATAGAACTCCCATCACCGATTCCTGTCGCCTCACCCACCCAGACCTGAATTCATCGCTTTCGTCGAAATTTTTCCGATCATGCAAGTCCGCAATGTCCGCGCCCAAGGCGTAGTGATGCCGACCATGATGTAGGAAGGCATGATATGAGCTCGCGTGTCGCAGCAAAGCTAAGCCGGCTGCCAGTAGTCGAACACTTTTGTTTGCATTCTCTCAGGTGAGGCATTTCAATCGGCAACTCCCTTCTAACCAAGTGTATTGCATTCAGGACGTCTCGAATATCTGGCGAGGTCTCACTAAGCTCTGTCGTAGGAGAGCCTCCTGCCGCCATATGCTGTGGACGCGGACCCAACTCAAAACTTTCGTGACATGGGAGCGGCTAAGCCTGGGCTCTGATTTGGTCAATGGCCAGTAGATTCGCCGGCTTTGACTTGCGCATCAGGCTCGGCGAGGCCTACTTCCAGCTTGGCGAAAAGATGCCTTACTTCTCGAATGTTCTCCTGCTGCGCATTCACAGCTGCCGCGTTTCGGTCGTCTGCGAATGCGCGTATATTCTGCAGGACGGGAGTCAACCCAGCGTCATTGGGAAGCCACCAACGCGCACACGAAGGGTCACGGAACACCTGTGCCATCTTGATCCGGCGTGCCGTGGGATGTATACACCTGTTGCTGATGTCAGGATCGCAGTGCTCTCCGTGGATGCGCTTTGTGCGGGAAAACTTACCCCAGCATGTCAAGAAGGGCAAACTTGCGCCGAATCCACATTTGATGGCGCATATCATGCGGCAGAAAGAGGGCCGCGATGGATATGCATGGCTGCAGCGAGATCAAGGCTCCTTTAGGCTTCAGGGGCCAAAACTCCACGGACTCGAAATATTGACATGCGACGTAGGCGTGCTGCCCTATCTCCTCAAACAGTTGCGACTGTGGAGTATCAATGGACTGCGATAGGTGCATGATGAAGATTGAGTGCCACTCGGCCGTAAtaagggtggtggtgaataGAGGCGGCTTGAACAAGATCCCTTTTTCGTACGGATCCACGATATCTTCAACATCAAGTGGTCTTTGGTAAGAGAAGTCGGTGACGAGATAGGCCGGGTCTGTCAGTGCTGGGTCCCAACTGCTCTTCCAATCCAAGAGCCTTTGCGTTATCTGCTCATGGCTTTCGCGAAAGCCTTCAGGAGATATTTGCCCTCGACTGCCGCGAGCGTACAGCATAGACATGTCGTAACTTATCATTCTCAGTCTGGAAGAGCGCTCATCTGCCTTCCAGCGCACGTTTCCCGTTTCCACTGCAGCATGGCTCTGGCTATAGCTTACCATGACTTCAAACCATTCGCGAGGAAGCTCCGTAGGAAACCCGCCCATGATGGCGACGTAGTTGTCGTATCGACTGTACCAGTTTAAACAGGCGCGACCAACAGGAGTGAGCATGACCGTCTCTGGCGTGAAGACCTTTGTGATGATTTCAAGCGCGGCTTTCTGATGGCCCATCAAGTTCACCCAGTCACCCAAAAATTCCTATTGTAGTGGTTAGCACACTTGCTAACTGAGGCCGGCACAGCGCGTGAACTTACGTCCATGGTTGCAAGCTGCAGAATTGTGACAAGAACCGGGACATTGTTGGTCTCCTTTCGTTTGATACAGTCAAGCAGAAGTGTGACGCTTCTGTTGTAATACCCCAGGAAGTCTTGAAGCTGCCCGTTTGGATTCTCCAGCGTTGCATGGTACGCCGAGAAGCCGACTAGGGCGTATAGCAGCGGCTCGTGGTTGATGGCGAGGCTGGGCATGATCGTCCCGAAAaaggcatcgccgtcgttggcCAGGCTGTAATGGTAATTTGTGATGTTGTCGACATAGTAGGTAAGGTGGTGCTGAAAGTCGGGGGGGAGATGTGACCAATCTGTGCGTCCACCTGAACTAGGAAGATCGCACGACTGTCTTGTAGCGACACTGATGCTTCCAGCAGTAGAAGTCGAGGGGGAGGACAAGACCTGAACACCGTCTTCGATCAGGCCTTCGGAGCCCTGTCGTTCATGAGGCAACCCGCAGGATTCTACTGGCTGGGAATGTGGTCCGGGAGCCTGCTGAAGCGCATCCTCGGATTCATCGTCATCGTAAATCGTCTCGAGCTGGTTACTTGATTCGCGATCATCTTCATCGCCTTCGTTCGACGAACTGGGGCTCGCCTTGCAGGTGGAACTTTGCATCTCTTTAGATTTGCCGGGGCCTGGCGCACCCTTGGGGCCGGGCGGATCTGGATAAATACATTCACGGTTGCCTTTTTTGCAGCCTAAAAATCGATTTAGCTGTTGAGGAATTGGAAGCGCGCCATAGTACAAGGTCAAGCCAGACACTTACGTTCGCATATGGGTCGTGTCTCGTCGCACTGTGAAAACTACCATCAGCAACGAGACTCCAAGCCTCACAGATATTGGCGTCCCGACATACCTTGACCCGCCTGCTTCTACACATGAAGCACCCTGATCGCGTTCTTCGATGCTTGACGTGATCTGTTCCATTGCCGACAGTAGCTGCTACCTTCCTGCGACCCTTCGACGGCTTGGGTGTGTTCGGGAAAGTGGGCTCGGGAAAGCTTCTGATATATCCAAGACGCTGCGTGCTTTGGTatgcgagggcggcgggatTTCCCTGCGTGGAAATAAGTCCGCCGGGCAGCTGTGGGCTGTGCTGGAAACCTGCAGGAGAGTAGTCCTCCACCCCTGACATGGATGTCAGGAAATGGTGATAGTAGTCGCCCATCGAGACCGGTTGTTGACCCAAAGCAGTTGACTCGAGGGTCCACCGAAGAACTTCAGAGGCTGAAGTACGGTTGTTGTGATGTATGTTTCATGCTCAGCCCAATAAGGAATAAGCGACCGGTCAGAAAGTTCAGCTTGAATCAAAATCAAAACAACAGCCTCATAAAGGAACCTGTGCAGTCCAGATATAGGAAAGTAGCACCCGTCCGCGGCGACAGGGAAGGTCGACAGAGGTGGACAGAGCCACGTCGTGTCTGATGGAGCCGAATGATGGCCCGGTTGCAACGGGCCCCGTTGAGATATTGCGGTAATGCCCGTGTCCGGAGAAGCCCTGATGATCACCGGCAGTGGAATGGCGCGTAGCAAACGCGGCTTAGAAACGCTGCTCAGCCGGCGGGAAACTTCTGGTTGCGGCTCGACTCATCGAGGTGATCCAATTCCTAATCAACCAAGCGTCGGAATCCGCGTTCACCCACATCGGATGAATCCCGCGAGCAAAGTCCTAAGTTGTAGGGCGATGGTGACCAAATCAAGACGCACCAGCCTACCAACGGCAGATCTCAGGGGAGCGTGCAGGAAGTGGCGTTTTCAGAGGCCATGAAGCGCGATGGCTGTCGAGTCGGTTGTTGCTGTTGACTAGGAATATAACAAAGGGGCTGTATAGCCTAGACGCAACTCAGCCCAGATTAAGACGTGTCGTTGCAAGACAGGATCCGCCAGTGAAATCTTGGAACCACGTGGTTTCCAAAGTGGGCAAGCGGCAATCGGCGAAGCCAGGGGTCACGAGATATCTCGGGGGACGGGGCTGTTTCTCTCAACTTCTCTCAGTCAAGAGCAGGAGGATGCCAGAGAGACGGCTTGTTGGTCCCGAGAAAAACCGAGAAAAACGAATAACTTGCGGGGATCCCTGGCCGGCGCTCTCTGTGTGCTGAGGATTAAAGTAAGAGGGAGCCGCCGATGAAGCAGGCGGCACGGGCCAGTGGATCTGTAGAAAGAAGGGTCAGAGACCTGAAGCAGCAGAACTGTGGTGCTGTGTTTCTTGGAGGTCAATACGGTCATGGATGTTCCTGGGGAGCTGAATATGTAACTTAAGACTGCAGACAGGGTGgtgggcggagggggggtAGGGGGATAAcagccacacacacaccttGGCTTGTTCCGGAATTCGCAGAGATTCTGGAGGCAAGGAGGGCACTGGCGTGTGTGCTCGCATTTGGGGCCCCTTTCGGGGAGAATGGATCTCGCTCCTCGTTGTGTTTGGTGCGGCGATGTGCCGTCAATGCCTCCGCAAGCTACGCCTATTCAACATGTTCAGGGCAGTGTGCCAAGTAAGGCCCGTCACGAGACTTGTGCGGGACGAGACTGGACCTGAACGAATGCCGCGAACAGTTTTGAAGACTAGATGGGGCCGTAACCCAGTCCTTTGGTACCCTTCGCAGCCTGAAGGTAATGTGGCTCGGGTTCCAAACACCCTTTCCTCGTTGAATATATCGGGGCCCCGGAACGAGCAAGTGATCTTCGCCTGAAGATATTTTGATTTTTGACAACGCTAGATTGGCCACAGGCAGGGGGCTCAGCGGGTATCCCATGTGCACGTACTTGTAGAATCCGGGCTCATCCTCAAACGCTCCGTCAAGGGCAGTACTTCCTACATGTGTGTAGTAGTACTGATGACGAGCAGGGGTCCCAGATGACTGCGGCCAAGTGGGTGCGACGCTGCCTGGTGCGGTTTGTGGTGCTCCACACATCCCAgggagcgccagcgccaggtGGAGACGGCTGGGGTTGGTCGAAGGCGTTGTTGGTCATGCACCCAcgccgtgccatgccatgccatcctccAAAACACGGGGTTCCTGTCCAGTGTCGTGTTACCTGccactggccgccgccgcgcgtaCAACCGTAACGCAAAGGTGGCAGCAGTCGTTCGAGTAAGCAGGCGCGTGGGACCAGACAGCATATGGGCGTCAGCCTTGACATGCGCGCAACGCTGGGGTGCCAGGTCAATCGCACGGCGCAGCTTTGAAGACGCCTTTCCCGCGGGATCTCCATAAAAACGGgccagcggcaccgccgcccgactcCGAGCATATTGGCCGAACCTTGTCCACAATGTGGAGGGGTCAAGACGGTGCCCGAAGTCGCCGAAAGCCCCGTgtgctgggcgtcgtcgagcgcggctACTAACTTACCGACGAGCACCGAATGCGAGCAATATCCATCACGGTCGGAAGCGCAGCGCGCATGTCGCGCTTCCATGATTCGTGGCCCTTTTGTCTAGCGCCGATGTGTATCCGTAGAGCCAGAGCTTGTGcctccccatcctccccTGGAGAGATCGCAGGCGTGCGGCTGGCCAGGACACGTCCGCCTGTGCAACGAAGTTCAGGTTCGTCGACAGCAAGCTCCACAAGGCGGGCAGAGAAAAGCGCTTGATCCGTGCCACAGGCTTGCAGTTCCCCATTCCGAAATTGG is part of the Purpureocillium takamizusanense chromosome 7, complete sequence genome and encodes:
- a CDS encoding uncharacterized protein (EggNog:ENOG503Q5D8~COG:D~COG:K) — its product is MTADRIRWGTVNNSNSGWAFGGGVPMGGAGFNQGRQLGGNVSFAQSLSGSQPATPLDPTEFPSLSTTPQLNSASQAWSNAGSRNPSGPGQRNQSTPISSQQGQDDIFTPPSTSRLQSSQVGFGPQAPGSGQSQAHRGNGLLNALSANSRASEARTPPGVGPLGASISTLTPNTVLTPLDASRTAEGKQPQSLFRDDGFSKTPLGADAGSQATDARGSLGVIGNENPSGKSEKDKASQSADVVDPLSGMPAVDKWGIKGLRTLMNNYPDYHAMVVGMDPGSLGLDMTSPDLISTQNYSLFDDHPPRPTVDAGKFRLPDCYNVTNVQPIETKIQSFNEETLFWIFYSCPADIKQQMAAVELHSRNWRWHKKLAIWLTKDDHMTPQILSPNHERGYYVVWDAGNWRRDRVGQIAAPKPGIH
- a CDS encoding uncharacterized protein (EggNog:ENOG503Q5D8~COG:D~COG:K), producing the protein MPKKARLVNRANNMAHQGSSADPSKGLAYSAVVKGEFPSLSTTPQLNSASQAWSNAGSRNPSGPGQRNQSTPISSQQGQDDIFTPPSTSRLQSSQVGFGPQAPGSGQSQAHRGNGLLNALSANSRASEARTPPGVGPLGASISTLTPNTVLTPLDASRTAEGKQPQSLFRDDGFSKTPLGADAGSQATDARGSLGVIGNENPSGKSEKDKASQSADVVDPLSGMPAVDKWGIKGLRTLMNNYPDYHAMVVGMDPGSLGLDMTSPDLISTQNYSLFDDHPPRPTVDAGKFRLPDCYNVTNVQPIETKIQSFNEETLFWIFYSCPADIKQQMAAVELHSRNWRWHKKLAIWLTKDDHMTPQILSPNHERGYYVVWDAGNWRRDRVGQIAAPKPGIH
- a CDS encoding uncharacterized protein (EggNog:ENOG503Q5D8~COG:D~COG:K), with amino-acid sequence MNRPGAVPQTIRGMPGNFGGQQQPQQPGRSVSSRLPNGKLVNNSNSGWAFGGGVPMGGAGFNQGRQLGGNVSFAQSLSGSQPATPLDPTEFPSLSTTPQLNSASQAWSNAGSRNPSGPGQRNQSTPISSQQGQDDIFTPPSTSRLQSSQVGFGPQAPGSGQSQAHRGNGLLNALSANSRASEARTPPGVGPLEGKQPQSLFRDDGFSKTPLGADAGSQATDARGSLGVIGNENPSGKSEKDKASQSADVVDPLSGMPAVDKWGIKGLRTLMNNYPDYHAMVVGMDPGSLGLDMTSPE
- a CDS encoding uncharacterized protein (COG:H~EggNog:ENOG503NUR3) → MDLDDDVPPQLVDTAVAASEEELTIKVPITIVTGYLGAGKTTLLNYILTAEHGKKIAVIMNEFGDSLDIEKSLTVNKGDEKVEEWLEVGNGCICCSVKDTGVNAIESLMEKKGAFDYILLETTGLADPGNLAPLFWVDDGLGSTIYLDGIVTLVDAKNILRSLDDPSGKVEGHDHHDDHGPLMTTAHVQISHADVIVINKSDLVSPEELQRVRERIESINGLAKVHVTEKSAVPHLEGFLLDLHAYDQFNEAEARIKGHSHLDPTISTISIPVPRLRPDQLEAVDRWLRSVLWDNQLPGRDGENDFEIHRSKGRIVLQNGEVKMMQGVREVFELIDAPDGAPASPGQEGKIIFIGRKVGDVDFESSFRRVVQ
- a CDS encoding uncharacterized protein (COG:D~EggNog:ENOG503NXUN), whose product is MALAPSSPRLPSPPPPAEIQIGPKSPSGGAAASPEPTQMEQTVLDDHSRRRIHPGTKAADMAAGPPLVPLNELDSAFQLQEHLAALHYHHTASGTQALTRASALQLAQPPPGIDRTLWLYELCRFLISQCNSLIVGFLFDTPPCSANTCPEMRASEWQFLCAVHEQPKSCCAIDYCCHTLDWAANVVSDQKIFPSRFVVLNDPHSKNFGIKSLVNVFRRLHRIFAHAWFQHRSVFWTVEGQTGLYVFFKTVCDLYDLLPAENYKLPPEAEGLDGLQQEQEVENPPPSILKPSPSQQRQGGPEDDGLHPSSRTNTRRHIRSSPSTGSAVTTVMESDEEETDAVSSKMEDMHISAPHGEDEDSEVAEVPVIVDHSAMESSTRRNTSIHEPTQEHTKSESVSGPDATVVEVEPEHDEPQIEPLQPDNTADSPEDMTPVEAPTASEDAKADDKAEAAPVEEGAEPPTDEAAESPKETAAETSEDAKLTEDKPEAETQ